TACTAGGCAAATATGCGCTGTCTACTCACAGTAAGCCATCCATCCCAGATCTGTTCAATCCACTGCTTATATGAGAACACCAACATGAGCACAATGCTACACACTGTCACTGAGATGTTCTGAATGAATAGTGATGCATGTGCAACTAAAATaggggacaaaaaaacaaaaacaatttcaaacTCTCCAAATAGAGCAACGACATGTAAAATATGAGAATAGTCCTTGACTAATGAACCATATCAGGGGCTCTCAATCCTTGTGGCCCAGAGTTCTGCTGGTTTTGATTCAAGCCATCTAATtggggactgatttacaccttaGATGCcatgtgaatgcaattaaccaccagcagtactctgggcCCCGAGGatcaggattgagaaccactgatctactATATATCACCCATGATATACGTCAGGGGTCTCAAAcgatgtgccatggagggccgagagtatACAGGTTTACAGGTTttgttccaaccaaagactacaccaggtgatttcactgattggcacaacttcaaccagagaagaggaactaatcagtaaaatcacctggtgtagtcttcggttggaatgaaaacctgcatactcttggcCCTCTATGGCACATGGTTTGAGACCACTGATATACGTCAAGACTttcaaattgaaatgaaattgtTGGTGCCTACCCTTATTCCTGGGATTGCGATCAACCCAGTCTCCAATCAGAGCCCCAAGGAGGAGCACTGACCCAGCCACAACCAATCCAAACACTGCAGTCAACAGCAGGTTACGACCATACAGCTCAATCAGGAACACAGAGATTGCAAAGTGCCACATGCGGTCACCCTGTTTGacacagtattacagtacagtattatCTGTTGTTTTGCAAGGTAGTTCTTGGATGCTGTCATACAGTTTAAGTGGACTACCTTGCAGTTATGGAAGTTTTGATGTCTTATATATTGCTCCAGTAATTTCAAGAAATGATTCTTACCCACATTGACAATGCGCCACTGACATAGATTAGAAACTTGGGACCTTTGAGGTAGATGAGAGCCGACCCTTAGGAGGAGACAGATGAAAATTATTCCGATAAGCAAACAATCCATAAGCTAGCACTCCACTGTATTTTAATCAGAGTTGAGTTCACCTGGTATACTCCGAGCCGTTTTGGCTCTAGCGTCCCTGACGTCTTCGGACTCAAACTCGACCACCACCCCGCCACACCGTGAGGCATCTGCTCGCAGGGACATTGCCTATTGTAGGGTCATAGGTCAAAAAACTACTGAACTTGTCCCACCTTTCTGATAATATGGTGTGTTAATGTTATAGCTAAAGTTTTTACAACATCACTTGGATGTTGTTTTGAATGAAGGTTTAGTGCCTTCCTCTTTGGTactgttgtttgtttacaaCTACAGGATTGTGTTGACCACTTACAGGATTACTGGTCATTTCTTCATTTACATACAAGGAGGCCATTCTAGAAGACAACACCACCAAAAAGCAACATGTGGCTATAGATATTTTAGTATTTAATGAAATAAACTTAATGTTATTTCATtaatcatgcatttttcagcaGGAAAAGTTTGAACACCATGCCCTTTGGGAATACTATGACCTATTTTAGAGGATAGTGTCTGTGCTACATTATATCAAAATTAAGTAGTCTACATTTAATTACTTGCAGATCAATCAGTCATAATTTGCTTTTCAAATGATgagacatatacagtatgatggCTCCCATGGGTCAATAGGTGACAATGCCTCAATTACATGCGATTTaaaagtaaaacagaaaaagcatGTCAAACATATTCatgacattcattcaaataTGACAGTAGTAAAAATAGCTTTAGCGCAATGCCTCACATGGCTTTGTAAATGCAGTCAGAATATAAGCTGAATTAAATTAAAGCACTCAATCGTAAGTCAAAGCAGGGTCACTCATCACCTTTGTTCAGGTGTTGCACTCAATCCTTGCTGTTGTTCCTCAATGGTGTATCTTTTGCCATGTGTCCTACTTTGGGATGCTAGTCTTTCCTGAGAGCTGGAATTCAAGCTGTAGTAGTTTGAAAGGCTTGATAACATCACAGTGTTAAAGTGCACCATTGTATGAAAGTGCCAGAAAAGCAGAACAGGCAGAGGGACAACAAAGGCAGCCAGCATATTCCAAAGCACGTGACACTGAGAGGACAATATCACTGTCCACCCACACTACAAAAAGGACAACTGTGTAACTCGTATGACTCAAAATACACATATGCGCATGGTCAGTGaacacatgcacgtgcatgcACCCACACATGGACATAAGCGTAGTCCTCATTACTCAtacagccacaaacacacaccctcttgcaattacatgcaaaaaaaacccacatgaaGCTTGCAAAATGTTGCATAAAGAACACTATCATGCAATACTTCACTCATCTTCTTACCCATCTGCAGGTAACAGGAGATGGGTAAGAAGATGAGTAACAGATAACGGAAGAGAGCTATTCACTTGGTAGAAGTTAATGTGATTTACAGGATGATACATAATCTTAACCAATGAGCGATGATGTTTACACAATATTTTACACTATAAATATCAACTAATGCAGCATTGCTTACATCGCTGTTGCATCTTTGTCCATGTTTGTattgaaaatcaatatatttgtcTAAAGAATTAATAATGCGCTTATCGCAAACCATTCAGGAAAGGCAATCAATTATTTTGAGTGTGTTCTCATTCAAAACATCAACACAGGAAATTAACAGTTATCTTCCTTTAATCAAATATTAGCACAAGCCTATTATTCAGTTCTAGCCTTTGGTATTCTGTTGTTAATATTTTTCTCAGGAATATTGTCATTGATTTGATCTGGCctatttgcatttctttcacCAATAAAAATACACTGATGTAAATGAAGACAAAATGTATCCGAAATTAGAGCTTCtactgtcaatatactgtaCTAGAGTGACAATGTTCACTAcaaatttacattacaaatgtaataTACTTAAAGGCTTGCAGTGCCATGTAATACAAAGgatataaaacaaacatgaagaGAATCAGTCAAAAATTGTCTGTTTTCAAACATATACACAGTAAGAAGTTATGAAATCAAATATTGCAACTTACACAAAATCTCTCATATGGATTGTTAGTCCACAACTACTGACCCCCAATCTGATGAAACAGATGAAAGTTTTCATTTACAAGTCTCCGTGattgcattcattttcatatgGGTTTTGATTGTGCCTGTTCATGATGCGCTTCTTCAGGAAGCCCATGAATTTGTACAGAGCCACAAGGGGGATGGAGACAACAGGAAGGGCAGATAGGAGCACACAGATAGCAAACACCCATCGAGGATAGTGCAGAACTTCAGCAAGAGGGAAGTCCACCTGTAGGGGTGATGGAGTGGAAAGACAGTGGTTTTAAAAAATTCTGTTAGATTTAACAAACTGTACACAGTACTGTTGTGGAAGAACTGAGTAAATCTGCCTTACATAATCTGGGTTCCAGGCATTATATGTGGGTTGATTTTCAGCCTCAATCACAACATACGCCAAAAAAACCACCAGAAGCATGAAAGGGCTGATGAACCGCCAAGTGGCCTGCCAGTAGATGCTGGGCCTCCGACCCGTCATCCACTCAATGTCATCATTAAACCTGTGGGCACATGGATACACTTTGACAAATCAGCGACATTTAGTTAATAATATTACAATTTTGTTgatgaaatgaattgaaatatcACCTATTTATTCCATAGATGTACACCACACCTATCATCTCAAAGAAAGCTATGATGAGCAGAGGCAGGGATCCCACGTAGCTGTTGAAAATCTCCAGCCAGTAGTTCCCAGACCCCAGAGTGAAGATCAGGGCCGCAACAAAGGAGGTGAGACATATCAACCCTGTGAGCGAAAGGGGAGAGAATATTACATAGCAATTATGAAAGCTGAATTTCTAACACCGTTACTTGTTATAATGAATTTACTTTGCAGATTTTTGCAGAATTTACTTCAAATGGAACCCTTAGCAAATCTGTCTTAGTCACTGTAATGTCCCAAAGGCTTTGATTGCAATGAGAATATTATATTAGGTGATGCATCAGGTCTGTCGGTTTACCTGTGAAAATCTCCTTAGGCATCCAGGATGGCACCATATGCAGGTCTAGCAGAGGAGTGAGGACCCCCTCCAGATTCCCGAACATTGAGGACAGTCCCAGGCTGAAGAGCATGACAAAGAAGAGCACTGCCCATACTTGGGAGCCCGGCATATTTATCACAGCCTCAGTGAACACAATGAAGGCCAGTCCCGTTCCAGAGGCACTCTATAGGTAGGATGTGAAATGCCGTTTCATACACAACTTCACAAAACTTCATCAAGCAattgatttaaaagaaaaaaaaattgagtaaTCTTTTTCTGAAATATTCTACCTGGTCCAGGAAAGTCTGCAGATCGCAGGTCTTTAGATGGAGGCTTTCAACCTCTGAGGGATCAGTCATATTGAGATAGCCTAACCAATCATCGTAGTTTTCAAGAgttatgttttcatttccaaTGTTAAATGCATTTGTCAGCGTCAATATATTTCTGTAAAATTGAGAAGAGATCAAATTAGTCagttaatactactactactactactactgctactactactactactactactgctactactaataataataatatagcaaGACGAGCTGGATACACTATGGCAGACCATAATCATCTGAGTGGTACATACCTATTTCGGCAGTCATTGTAGTTTGTATTTGCTTTAAATCCAAGAATGGCAAAAATAGGAATTGAAGCATATATAGATGTAAAACTGTTGACAAGACCAACTATCAAGGCATCTCTTTCACAATTGTTCCTGCAAAAATGAaattatgtctttattttttgttttcaccgcactgtactgttttttttttacattgatgAAAAGTTATTGTGTTCAAAATTGTCTTACTTCTGAGGATTATAGCTGGAAAAAGCAATAAGTCCCCCAAAGgccaaagacaaagagaaaaaaatttGAGTGGCAGCATCCAACCACACTTTAGGATTCTTCAGGGTTTCCCACTGTAATGAACATATTAAATTTAGTTAGGTATCAGATTTTGTTCATTAAATTCTTGAAATTGTGTAAATAAGAAATTCTAATTGCAAACTTACATTTGGAGTGAAGAGGTAAACTAGGCCATCGGTTGCCCCAGTCAGAGTCAAGGCTCTGACCAAGAAGATCGTCAGTACGAGATACGGAAAGGTGGCTGTCACATAAATTGCCTGGTGAAAAATTTCAGAGGCTGATGAAATATTTCAGTCACCCATAAGACATGCATTGTATTTGCttacttttccttttttaaaagtTTCATAACACTTTACATGAACTCTGAGTTAGAACACATTCATAATGCCTAATTCATGAATGCCTAAATCGTTCCAACAACAAGAGGGATGAGACGttcctctctgttgcagccccagcttgtgatttaggctgataggacgggtggatttttacataaataatcttgcctagtgcagctttaagattaAATTTGTATTCATGAATGTGACATTTAGCTGATATAAAGCTGTTGTGTTAAAAACTGGGGTGTTACATTTTTGCCATGAATTGCTAATATGTGGGCTACATTTATGTAGGGATTGTTGAAGGTAGATATAAAGATTAGGATCATTTTTACCATAGCATCAAACAGTTGAATTACCTTTCCAATGGTCTCAATGCCACGTATGAAGCAGATGTAGACAAGACACCAAGCAGTAGCCAGACACAACACCAGCCACCATTGTAAGGACCCACTGGTCTCAATGTTTGGCGTTATGTTCAGTGTTTTACGATACCAAAAATAGTTCACTGATGTGCTCTTTTCACATTCGCTCACATAACCTGCATCAAACAAAGAGATGTTCATACCTTGAAAAATAGGACTTGCTATctattatttaaattatttgtAAGCATGTTTATTTGTATTATCATGAACAGAGAAATTACCAGTAAGGTTTAAGTTAACCGGACAGTCCCTCCAGGGAAGTGGATTTTGAAAAGAGTGGAAGAAGTACCAGAGGACCCAGGCCAGGATAGTGTTGTAGAACAGGCCGACCAGGAAGGATACTAGCAAGGAAGCCACACCTGTGTATACACATTGTCATGGTCCACCAAAATTAATTTATCGTATGGATGGCATGTCAGTGATCTCAGGTTAATCAGACATAATGTTTACATGACACTAGGTAGGTACTGTAGATTCCCCTTTTTGGCATATTGCTTAACTGAATGCAAACCTTCTCACCTAGGCCTCCTAGATATGGGGAGATTGAATTCCACACTCCAATGCTTCCCATGCGGAGCCTTTGCCCAATGGCCAGTTCCATGTGCAGCAGAGGGAGGCCCTCAAACACCAAGGCAATGACATAAGGAATCAGGAAAGCCCCTTGGAATAAAACAAAGTTGCCAGTGATAATAATTGTTAAAGTTCTTGCAGTTCTTGCAGTTCTTACAGTATGGTTAATCAGTAAGCAATCGACTTCACTTATAGGCACGTATAGGCGTTGCATATATGGTTGAAGGTCATTCAATTTATGTTCATTGGGCATTTTATTATCAACAATCAGAACTTTATCACACTTTCTCATATCAAGCTGTAGGCCAGCAAAAAAGCGGAGCCAAGGCAACAGAATTTCCTGCTTAACAAAACTAttttccctccccttctctcaaCTGACTACTAATCTTGATTTTGTGTACCACTGTGGACTGGTGGAGGTATTTTGCCCCATTTATAGATGAAGAATCTGTTTTGCATAATAGTGAACTATAGATTAGGAATTGTCTAAAGTGGATCAATCATAGATTTGGAGAATAGGTAAACTATGAAATAGTGCaagaaacaaagacagtatGATAAGATGACGTAACCACTGTAGagtgttttccctctctctgtcactgatgAAGTCCAAGCAACCTGTAATAACCCCCTGGTCAGACATCATACTTTCACATtcagtggaaaaacaaacatgcagacaGAATGATCTGAATAATTTCTCAGAGCAGACAAATAAAGTATGCAGCAAAAACACAATAGATTCACTGTCAAGAAATCATTTGGATAGCTTATaaagcttttaaaatgtatatggATGGAAACTTTTagattttatatttacatatgtTTAATACATGATTATTTACATTGACTTCTATAAAGAGTTGATTGAAAACATGAGAAATAAGGTAAATATTTATTCAAATACTTAGCAAAACAATAAGCAAATCCTATTCATTAGGTTTATCTTCTAATGTAGAATATTACACATcatacatcatttttttttgtatttcaattAATTATCCATATTCTTTgtaatttttcattatttataaacaataaaaaacattctCTAAATGATAGATCctcaaaaaatattcaaatcatcAAAGTATTATGAATAATTCATAATAAGCATACTGTATCTTGCATTAcatgtgttgttttctgtgctATGCAGTTTCCTTTTTGATCATTTCTCATTTTATAAAGAGATAGCCATTGGATAACGGACGATGATTAATCTTCCTTTAAATGGAAGACTAAGTAGAAAACCTGATTGTTGCTACACTACTATTTGCTGTCCAAGTACAATGTTTGTGTTAACATTAGAAAACACACTGTTACTGAAATGCTCTTACCTCCACCATAGATTTGACACAAATATGGAAATCTCCACACGTTACCAAGTCCCACTGCGAAACCGATGCAAGTAAGCAGATATTGAACCTTATTGTCCCATTTTGGTCTTTCAGTTATCTCTTTAGATCCATGAACCTGGGTCTGCTCAGCACTTCCAGCTTCAATAACCATCATTTTTTCACAAGCACTGCTATTTGTCTTTTGTAGTTTAGGTATAGATTATGAGGCATACACACATCCTGTATGTCTGACTCTGTCTACTCTTTCTAAAGTGGAGAGGAGGACCTGGTTACTTGGTacctgtgtgtgtcaggagacGCAGGGGCAACGTTTGCATTATCAGCCAAATACTTCTTGTTGGCGCTAAGAGCTAAGGGAACAATGTGTCTCGTTTGTTTAATCAAAAGCCCTTGTGTAAAGCTTCATGATATGATGTTGATAACAGAGGCAATAATAGTAAATGGCAATACTATGAAACATAAATAATGGACACATTGGAATGAAACTATGATACTAGACATGGTTCTTTTAATCTCTTCCTTGCACACAAATTACATTACTGTTATTTACACACAGTCCAAGGTTACAATTACACCAACCAACAGTAATAACCAACATCAATTACTCTATATCCAAGAATATTTTGTGCGTAGCATATAATTCTCTATGAGAAGCAGTCATCAtcaaacactttttaaaaagCCTTACCTTACATGTCTTGCTATACGTCTCTGTTCTATCTTATACATTCAGCATAATATTTGCATCCATTAGTGTACATTGAAAAGCAAAAAAGACAATATCACACAATTCACTTTACAGATCATAGGCAAATACTAAAGGATGCTAAAGGATTAAAAACAATGCTACAGCACTGTATAAGAGAGTTCGCTTCCAAATTTCCAAACCCTATTCCCACACTTGCCAGCATGATAGCATTTCCACCAAAGGACTGACTTCATGTCTGTTTCACATAACTCCACACATCACAACAGTGACCCCAGCTGGAGAGCAGGGCCCACTGTTATATTGGCCCAAGGACTATTGCCTCTTTCTGTGGTGAGGCCCCCTCCCAGTCTTGAACCCATGAGCTTGCTTGCACGATAGACCTTGATTTGGACAAGCATAGTAGTTCAACCAGAGGAGTGAGTTTAACCACCTTGTCCACTACAGTTGCAC
The Centroberyx gerrardi isolate f3 chromosome 12, fCenGer3.hap1.cur.20231027, whole genome shotgun sequence genome window above contains:
- the LOC139914108 gene encoding sodium-dependent neutral amino acid transporter B(0)AT3-like, whose amino-acid sequence is MMVIEAGSAEQTQVHGSKEITERPKWDNKVQYLLTCIGFAVGLGNVWRFPYLCQIYGGGAFLIPYVIALVFEGLPLLHMELAIGQRLRMGSIGVWNSISPYLGGLGVASLLVSFLVGLFYNTILAWVLWYFFHSFQNPLPWRDCPVNLNLTGYVSECEKSTSVNYFWYRKTLNITPNIETSGSLQWWLVLCLATAWCLVYICFIRGIETIGKAIYVTATFPYLVLTIFLVRALTLTGATDGLVYLFTPNWETLKNPKVWLDAATQIFFSLSLAFGGLIAFSSYNPQKNNCERDALIVGLVNSFTSIYASIPIFAILGFKANTNYNDCRNRNILTLTNAFNIGNENITLENYDDWLGYLNMTDPSEVESLHLKTCDLQTFLDQSASGTGLAFIVFTEAVINMPGSQVWAVLFFVMLFSLGLSSMFGNLEGVLTPLLDLHMVPSWMPKEIFTGLICLTSFVAALIFTLGSGNYWLEIFNSYVGSLPLLIIAFFEMIGVVYIYGINRFNDDIEWMTGRRPSIYWQATWRFISPFMLLVVFLAYVVIEAENQPTYNAWNPDYVDFPLAEVLHYPRWVFAICVLLSALPVVSIPLVALYKFMGFLKKRIMNRHNQNPYENECNHGDL